The segment CTGGCCTCGGGCGAGTCCGCGCCGGGCGCGGAGCCCGGCGACGTGCGGGTCGAAGGGCCCGAGCGGATCTTTTCCCGTGAAACATTGAGGAGCTTCTGACGTGGCCGGGGTCTCCTTTCGCATCGACATCGAGGACCTGGCCCTGCGCCGCGCGCTGGCCGGCGCCGTCGAGGCCGCCGAGGATCTGACGGCGCCTTTCGATGAGATCGGCAGCTATTTGGTCGCGGAGACCCTGCTGCGCTTCGAAGAGGGCCGCGCTCCGGACGGGACGCCCTGGATTCCCAGTCAGCGCGTTTTGCGGGAAGGCGGGCAGACGCTGATCGGGCCAGGCAGCGGCCGGTTGCGCGATAGCCAAACCTACGACCTGGGGGCCGACTTCGTCGAGGTGGGGACGAACGTTGTCTATGCCG is part of the Algihabitans albus genome and harbors:
- a CDS encoding phage virion morphogenesis protein gives rise to the protein MAGVSFRIDIEDLALRRALAGAVEAAEDLTAPFDEIGSYLVAETLLRFEEGRAPDGTPWIPSQRVLREGGQTLIGPGSGRLRDSQTYDLGADFVEVGTNVVYAAIHQFGGLPGMAPGPAAIPARPYLGLGPDDEAEIVEILDDHLLRGLQGGAP